In Nostoc sp. UHCC 0926, a single genomic region encodes these proteins:
- the bchB gene encoding ferredoxin:protochlorophyllide reductase (ATP-dependent) subunit B — MKLAYWMYAGPAHIGTLRIASSFKNVHAIMHAPIGDDYFNVMRSMLSRERDFTPVTTSVVDRNVLARGSQEKVVDNITRKDAEEHPDLIVLTPTCTSSILQEDLHNFVERAQLEAKGDVMLADVNHYRYNELQAADRTLDQIVQYYIEKARKRGELAEGKTAKPSVNIIGTTTLGFHNNHDCTELKRLMADLGIEVNTLIPEGASVNDLKKMPKAWFNLVPYRELGLTTARYLEEQFGTPYIDITPMGVVETARCIRKIQQVINAQGAEVDYEGFINEQTLYVSQAAWFSRSIDCQNLTGKKAVVFGDNTHAAAITKILAREMGIHVVWAGTYCKYDADWFREQVSEYCDEVLISEDHGAIGDAIARVEPSAIFGTQMERHVGKRLDIPCGVIAAPIHVQNFPIGYKPFMGYEGTNQITDLIYNSFTLGMEDHLLEIFGGHDTKEVITRGISADSDLNWTKDGQAELNKIPGFVRGKVKRNTEKFARDRGFKEINAEVLYAAKEAVGA; from the coding sequence ATGAAATTAGCTTACTGGATGTATGCTGGCCCAGCCCACATCGGCACTCTGCGAATCGCTAGTTCTTTTAAAAATGTTCATGCGATCATGCACGCCCCTATTGGCGATGACTACTTTAACGTCATGCGCTCCATGCTATCGCGGGAGAGGGATTTTACTCCGGTGACAACCAGTGTCGTTGACCGCAACGTTTTGGCGCGTGGTTCCCAAGAGAAGGTAGTAGATAACATCACCCGCAAGGATGCCGAGGAACACCCAGATTTGATTGTGTTAACTCCCACCTGCACCTCCAGCATTTTGCAAGAAGACCTGCACAACTTTGTTGAACGGGCGCAGTTGGAAGCGAAAGGAGACGTAATGCTGGCGGATGTGAACCACTACCGCTACAACGAACTCCAAGCAGCCGATCGCACTCTCGATCAAATCGTCCAATACTACATTGAAAAAGCCCGGAAGCGGGGCGAATTGGCTGAGGGCAAAACTGCGAAGCCCTCGGTTAACATTATCGGTACTACCACCCTTGGTTTCCACAATAATCACGACTGCACCGAACTGAAACGGTTAATGGCTGACTTGGGAATTGAGGTGAATACCTTAATTCCCGAAGGTGCTTCGGTGAATGACTTGAAGAAAATGCCCAAAGCCTGGTTTAACCTGGTGCCTTACCGTGAACTTGGTTTAACCACAGCTCGTTACCTGGAAGAACAATTTGGCACACCTTATATAGACATTACTCCAATGGGTGTAGTGGAAACTGCCCGTTGTATTCGCAAGATTCAGCAGGTAATTAACGCTCAAGGCGCAGAAGTTGACTACGAAGGCTTCATCAATGAGCAAACCCTGTATGTATCTCAGGCTGCTTGGTTCTCCCGTTCAATTGACTGTCAAAACTTGACTGGCAAAAAAGCTGTGGTCTTTGGTGACAACACCCACGCCGCCGCCATTACCAAAATTCTGGCGCGAGAAATGGGGATTCACGTTGTTTGGGCTGGAACCTACTGCAAATATGATGCAGACTGGTTCCGCGAACAGGTTAGCGAGTATTGCGATGAAGTGCTAATCTCCGAAGATCATGGTGCAATTGGGGATGCGATCGCTCGTGTCGAACCCTCTGCTATTTTCGGCACTCAAATGGAACGCCACGTCGGTAAGCGCTTAGATATTCCCTGCGGCGTAATTGCTGCACCAATCCACGTCCAAAACTTCCCCATTGGTTACAAACCATTTATGGGTTACGAAGGCACGAATCAGATTACAGATTTGATCTACAATTCCTTCACTTTGGGAATGGAAGATCACCTGTTAGAAATCTTCGGTGGTCATGATACCAAAGAAGTAATTACTAGGGGAATTTCTGCTGATTCTGATTTGAATTGGACAAAAGATGGTCAAGCAGAATTGAACAAAATTCCTGGATTTGTTCGCGGTAAAGTGAAGCGTAATACTGAAAAATTTGCCCGCGATCGCGGTTTCAAAGAAATCAACGCTGAGGTATTGTACGCTGCGAAGGAGGCTGTCGGGGCTTAA
- a CDS encoding peptidylprolyl isomerase, with protein MNFPEINIPGDGTLHARLITSLGQIIVRLEEDKTPNTVKNFVGLATGTIDWKDPKTSQSQKGTPAYDGIRFHRVIPDFMIQCGDPLARYSDMANRWGTGGPGYQFEDEFHPELKHSSAGILSMANAGRGTNGSQWFITEGPTPHLDRKHSVFGKVVEGMDIVNRIANVPTTRDRPNQDVVLEKVEIFRQ; from the coding sequence ATGAATTTTCCCGAAATTAATATTCCCGGTGATGGCACACTGCACGCTCGTTTAATTACTTCCTTGGGTCAAATTATAGTTCGTTTGGAGGAAGACAAAACCCCCAACACCGTCAAAAACTTTGTAGGTCTAGCAACCGGGACAATCGACTGGAAAGACCCTAAGACAAGTCAATCTCAGAAGGGGACTCCTGCCTACGATGGGATTCGCTTTCACCGAGTCATTCCTGATTTTATGATTCAGTGTGGCGATCCCCTGGCTCGTTATTCGGATATGGCCAACCGCTGGGGTACTGGTGGCCCGGGATATCAATTTGAAGATGAGTTTCATCCTGAATTGAAACACTCTAGTGCGGGTATCCTCTCAATGGCAAATGCAGGACGCGGTACTAATGGTTCGCAATGGTTCATTACAGAAGGGCCAACGCCTCATCTTGACCGCAAACACAGTGTTTTTGGTAAAGTTGTCGAAGGTATGGATATAGTCAACCGCATCGCCAATGTGCCTACGACTAGAGATCGTCCAAATCAAGATGTAGTATTAGAAAAAGTAGAAATTTTTCGGCAGTAA
- a CDS encoding primary-amine oxidase, with product MIKRLRRFLWLAIPIIVVISLSLGLMGILMAQQPSISHPLTSLTEAEISTAVSVIKREKTLSEMAAFPLITLQEPDKEEVLKFIPGKVFQRKAFLVIYERSQNKTFEGIVDLTSKSLSSWKEIPSVQPAIVNSEYELAIQVVKADPRWQKAMRRRGITDFDQVKISSWAPGILSQQEEAIGNRLCRSLSYYKGKGWNYYGSPIEGVVATVNLNTGKIASFVDRGNVPFSKENWNYDVKSLGKLLSPLKALKILQPNGASFQSKDNEISWQGWKFRYLMHPRNGLMLYQVTHKDGENIRPVLYRASLSEMVVPYGDPEPTWSFRNAFDVGEYNLGLLANTMELGKEIPENGLLLNAVFANEQGEPYKIPGVIGIYERDNGMLWKHYEYNTQRNDVRRNRELVMTMTAAVDNYDYSINWIFHQDGTLEVQNELTGIVLAQGTAAQKQSEDDSYGRLIAKNIFGVNHQHFFNYRLDFDVDGQANSVMEMNVKALPMDEKNPLGNAIALVETPLTNETAAVRDLDMKSSREWMIVSADKKNPLGAAPGYMLMPGENSMFFPVEGSKIRQRAEFATHHVWVTKYKSAELYAGGDYPNQTQPGQGLPKYIADDESLMGEDIVLWYTMGVNHIPRSEDWPVMPVHRVGFKLVPRGFFNRNPAINLPE from the coding sequence ATGATTAAGCGGCTAAGGCGTTTTTTGTGGCTAGCTATTCCCATCATTGTCGTTATTTCTCTCTCACTTGGACTAATGGGAATATTGATGGCTCAACAGCCTTCAATTTCTCATCCACTTACTTCGCTAACAGAGGCAGAAATTAGTACAGCTGTTTCGGTGATCAAAAGAGAAAAAACTTTGAGCGAAATGGCAGCTTTTCCACTGATCACTTTACAAGAACCAGATAAAGAAGAAGTTCTGAAATTTATACCTGGTAAAGTCTTCCAGCGAAAAGCTTTTTTGGTAATCTATGAGCGATCGCAAAACAAAACCTTTGAGGGAATTGTTGATCTGACAAGCAAAAGCTTAAGTTCTTGGAAAGAAATACCGTCTGTTCAACCTGCGATCGTCAATTCAGAATATGAACTGGCTATTCAGGTAGTCAAAGCCGATCCCCGATGGCAAAAAGCGATGCGAAGGCGGGGAATTACTGATTTCGATCAAGTCAAAATCAGTTCGTGGGCCCCAGGAATCCTGAGTCAACAGGAAGAAGCAATAGGTAATCGTCTTTGTCGGAGCTTATCTTACTACAAGGGTAAAGGCTGGAACTATTATGGTAGTCCGATTGAAGGAGTCGTAGCAACTGTCAATTTGAACACAGGTAAAATCGCCAGTTTTGTTGACAGAGGAAATGTCCCTTTCTCTAAGGAAAACTGGAACTATGATGTAAAGTCCTTGGGCAAATTACTTTCACCACTTAAAGCATTAAAGATTCTGCAACCAAATGGTGCAAGTTTCCAAAGCAAAGACAATGAAATTAGCTGGCAAGGTTGGAAGTTTCGCTATTTAATGCATCCTCGGAATGGATTAATGCTATACCAAGTGACGCACAAGGACGGAGAAAATATCCGACCAGTTTTATACCGCGCTAGTCTATCGGAGATGGTAGTACCTTATGGCGATCCTGAGCCTACTTGGTCATTTAGGAATGCATTTGATGTTGGAGAATATAACCTTGGTTTGCTAGCAAATACGATGGAGTTAGGTAAGGAAATTCCGGAAAACGGTCTTTTGCTAAATGCTGTATTTGCTAATGAGCAGGGAGAACCTTATAAGATACCAGGAGTTATCGGTATCTATGAACGCGATAACGGAATGCTTTGGAAACACTATGAGTATAATACTCAGCGTAATGATGTCCGTCGCAATCGAGAATTAGTGATGACGATGACTGCGGCCGTTGACAACTATGATTACAGCATTAATTGGATTTTTCACCAAGATGGGACTTTGGAAGTCCAAAATGAGTTAACGGGTATCGTACTGGCGCAGGGAACGGCTGCCCAAAAGCAATCTGAGGATGATTCCTATGGTCGGCTAATCGCTAAGAATATCTTCGGAGTAAATCACCAGCACTTTTTCAACTACCGCCTAGATTTCGATGTCGATGGTCAAGCTAATTCTGTGATGGAAATGAATGTAAAAGCTTTGCCGATGGATGAGAAAAATCCTTTAGGAAATGCGATCGCACTTGTAGAAACTCCATTAACAAATGAAACGGCTGCTGTGCGGGATTTGGATATGAAAAGCAGTCGGGAATGGATGATTGTGAGTGCAGATAAGAAAAATCCGCTAGGGGCTGCACCTGGATATATGCTGATGCCTGGTGAAAACTCCATGTTTTTCCCAGTGGAAGGCTCGAAAATCCGTCAACGGGCAGAATTTGCGACTCACCACGTTTGGGTAACAAAATATAAATCTGCTGAACTTTATGCTGGGGGCGATTATCCCAACCAGACTCAACCAGGACAGGGTTTGCCAAAATATATTGCAGACGATGAGTCCTTGATGGGTGAAGATATCGTGCTGTGGTACACAATGGGCGTAAATCATATTCCGCGATCGGAAGATTGGCCTGTGATGCCTGTTCACCGAGTTGGCTTTAAGCTAGTCCCTAGAGGATTCTTTAACCGTAATCCAGCGATTAATTTACCAGAGTAA
- a CDS encoding tetratricopeptide repeat protein: MDNSLAVVYLSILVVLLTIAAVGVFRQIFKTRKIEGSFGKLRKKLEKEKGTTQEYYELASIYSDKKMYSQAIALFQKALKAAPEEGEENIAPIYNGLGYVYFIQEQYDLAIRQYKEALKSKPDYVTGLNNLGHAYEKKKLTSQALQTYEEALKFAPNNSIAKRRAESLRRLVSA; the protein is encoded by the coding sequence ATGGATAACAGTCTAGCCGTTGTTTACCTCTCAATTTTGGTGGTTCTACTCACAATTGCAGCCGTGGGTGTTTTTCGCCAGATTTTCAAAACTCGCAAGATTGAAGGCTCCTTTGGAAAATTGCGAAAGAAGTTAGAGAAAGAAAAGGGTACGACTCAAGAATATTATGAGTTAGCCAGTATTTATTCAGACAAAAAAATGTATTCCCAAGCGATCGCGCTGTTTCAAAAAGCTCTGAAAGCTGCCCCAGAAGAGGGAGAAGAAAATATTGCCCCCATTTATAACGGGCTGGGTTATGTTTATTTTATCCAAGAGCAATATGACCTTGCAATTCGTCAGTATAAAGAAGCCCTGAAATCTAAACCAGACTACGTAACAGGGTTGAATAATCTTGGTCACGCTTACGAGAAAAAAAAGTTAACTAGTCAGGCGTTACAAACTTACGAAGAAGCACTAAAATTTGCTCCAAATAACTCTATTGCTAAACGCCGTGCTGAATCTTTACGCCGTTTGGTTTCTGCATAA
- a CDS encoding transporter substrate-binding domain-containing protein, whose product MYNGCNRWQVITRLHLVLSATIFWISCFCILGTGFTASAAEMPEIQQRGYLTIAVKDNLRPLGFKDTSGNLQGLEIDLAQRLATDLVGKAEAVKLKPVANRDRLSVVLDKKVDFAIARVTATESRSRIVSFSVPYYLDGTVLVTKDASVQQLSDLAKQKIAVLNNSSTIAKVRYYVPNAELVGANSYDEAREEIESNAAVAFAADASVLSGWVQQYPQYRLLPTKLSTEPLSVVMPKGLQYDELRRNVNQAIARYLEEGWLQQRSQYWGLP is encoded by the coding sequence ATGTACAACGGATGTAACAGATGGCAAGTAATTACTCGGTTACATCTGGTATTATCCGCCACTATTTTTTGGATATCTTGCTTTTGCATACTGGGGACAGGATTCACTGCATCTGCCGCCGAAATGCCAGAAATTCAGCAGCGGGGCTATTTAACTATTGCAGTTAAAGATAACTTGCGTCCTTTGGGATTTAAAGATACCAGTGGCAATTTGCAAGGCTTAGAAATCGACTTGGCACAGCGCTTGGCAACTGATTTGGTTGGGAAAGCAGAGGCTGTCAAATTGAAACCTGTAGCGAATCGCGATCGCCTGTCTGTAGTCTTAGACAAGAAAGTTGATTTTGCGATCGCTAGGGTAACAGCAACTGAATCTCGTAGCCGCATAGTTAGTTTCAGTGTTCCCTACTATTTGGATGGCACTGTATTAGTTACAAAAGATGCCTCTGTGCAGCAATTGAGTGATTTGGCAAAACAAAAAATTGCCGTACTGAATAACTCCAGTACTATTGCTAAAGTGCGGTACTATGTGCCAAATGCCGAGTTAGTAGGAGCGAATTCCTATGACGAAGCGCGAGAGGAAATAGAAAGTAATGCCGCCGTAGCCTTTGCCGCAGATGCTAGCGTTCTGAGCGGTTGGGTGCAACAATATCCCCAATATCGGCTACTACCAACTAAGCTATCAACTGAACCCTTGTCTGTAGTCATGCCCAAGGGATTGCAGTACGATGAGTTAAGACGAAATGTGAATCAAGCGATCGCTCGTTACTTAGAAGAAGGTTGGCTCCAGCAACGCTCTCAATATTGGGGTTTACCTTAA
- the rplT gene encoding 50S ribosomal protein L20, with protein MTRVKRGNVARKRRNKILKLAKGFRGSHSTLFRTANQQVMKALRSAYRDRKKKKRDFRRLWITRINAASRQHGLSYSQLIGNLKKADIQLNRKMLAQLAVLDPASFGKVAELANQAKG; from the coding sequence ATGACACGGGTAAAACGCGGTAATGTAGCTCGGAAGCGCCGCAATAAAATTCTCAAACTAGCTAAAGGTTTTCGCGGTTCCCACTCAACTCTGTTTAGAACTGCCAACCAACAAGTGATGAAGGCCCTACGGAGTGCCTACCGCGATCGCAAAAAGAAAAAGCGCGATTTTCGTCGCCTCTGGATCACCCGCATCAACGCTGCTTCAAGGCAACACGGCTTGAGCTACAGCCAGTTGATCGGTAACTTGAAAAAAGCTGATATCCAACTAAATCGCAAGATGTTGGCGCAATTGGCAGTCCTCGATCCAGCTAGCTTCGGCAAAGTTGCTGAACTAGCAAATCAAGCTAAAGGATAA
- the rpmI gene encoding 50S ribosomal protein L35 produces MPKLKTRKAAAKRFRATATGKIVRRKAGKNHLLEHKSSDKKRSMSKSGLVHERDELNVRLMLPYL; encoded by the coding sequence ATGCCTAAACTAAAGACTCGTAAAGCAGCAGCGAAGCGATTCCGTGCCACCGCCACCGGCAAAATTGTCCGTCGGAAAGCTGGCAAAAACCACCTTTTAGAGCACAAATCTTCAGACAAAAAGCGTAGCATGTCCAAGAGCGGACTTGTACATGAACGCGATGAACTCAACGTGCGCTTGATGCTCCCATATTTGTAA
- a CDS encoding GrpB family protein yields the protein MDEVNIVEYDPRWQTLFAEEAERIWQALGNDLVAEIEHFGSTAVLRLAAKPVIDIMVGVHSLVDAKSAVTALESLGYIYWRENPHPGRMFFVKGMPPYGKQRTHHVHIVEVNSKFWERKLFCDYLRRHPEEAKRYEALKRDLAASFRSDREAYTNGKNDYIQGVMAKARCEEMGKKE from the coding sequence ATGGATGAAGTAAATATAGTCGAATATGACCCACGTTGGCAGACCTTGTTTGCAGAAGAAGCCGAGCGTATTTGGCAGGCACTAGGCAATGACTTAGTTGCGGAAATTGAACATTTTGGTAGTACAGCAGTACTAAGACTGGCAGCTAAACCAGTTATTGACATCATGGTAGGAGTCCATTCCTTAGTAGATGCGAAATCTGCTGTTACGGCTTTAGAATCTTTGGGATACATTTATTGGCGTGAAAACCCGCATCCTGGACGGATGTTTTTTGTGAAAGGAATGCCACCATACGGAAAGCAACGGACTCATCATGTTCATATAGTCGAGGTTAACAGCAAATTTTGGGAACGCAAGCTATTTTGCGACTATCTGAGAAGGCATCCTGAAGAGGCGAAACGATATGAAGCTTTAAAACGCGATTTGGCGGCAAGTTTTCGGAGCGATCGCGAGGCTTATACCAATGGTAAAAATGACTATATCCAGGGTGTGATGGCAAAAGCACGGTGTGAGGAGATGGGGAAAAAAGAGTAA
- a CDS encoding ribonuclease catalytic domain-containing protein gives MEKGTLVEFRVQGDRRLGIVERPDGKTRWFVVDERGQSHSLAPKQITYTVTGQTYKPSEIASFLEQIKPYLDPSSLEVAWELLVEDGETVTPDQMANLLFSESAAPHCYAAYCLLSDDKLYFKQKGDAYEPRTAAQVAERKHQLEVEALKAKGQQEFLTRVQQALKGEVVEWGRHDRQRLEGLEKYAALIADTVRTGVNYDSLARAYPPSAPVLETMTMLGRPTTPQGAFQLLVDLGCWSPYENLFLRRSSIPIQFPHKVLEVAQQRLDFPPIDSDTNRLDLTHLKVYTIDDETTTEIDDGLSWEVLADGRERLWVHIADPTRWLVPEDELDLEARKRGSTVYLPTGMIPMFPEVLATGPMSLIQGRVCCALSFGIVLGTTGVVEDYSIHTSSIKPTYRLTYEDVDEMLQLRVQAEPEIAAIATWAQRRKAWRYAQGAISITMPEATIKVKGDEINIDILDDSPSRQLVAEMMILAGEVAARYGKAHNIPLPFRGQPQPELPPDEELLLLPAGFVRACAMRRCMPKSEMSITPLRHAGLGLDTYTQATSPIRRYSDLLTHFQLKAHLRGEVLPFSAEQLKEVMMTVSTITQEVTMVERQTNRYYALEYLRRHPEETWDVTVLMWLREDSNLALILLEDLGLQLPMTFKRSVNLGEQILVKVSHADPQKDMIQFQEIIYQEA, from the coding sequence GTGGAGAAGGGGACGCTAGTTGAATTTAGGGTTCAAGGCGATCGCCGTCTGGGCATCGTAGAACGTCCAGACGGAAAAACCCGCTGGTTTGTGGTAGACGAACGTGGTCAATCCCACAGCCTCGCGCCTAAACAAATAACCTATACAGTTACCGGACAAACTTACAAGCCCTCTGAGATTGCCAGCTTTTTGGAGCAGATCAAGCCTTATTTAGATCCATCTAGCTTAGAAGTGGCTTGGGAATTACTCGTTGAAGATGGGGAAACAGTCACCCCAGACCAAATGGCGAATCTGCTATTTTCAGAATCAGCCGCGCCTCATTGTTACGCCGCCTATTGCTTGTTATCAGACGACAAACTTTATTTCAAGCAAAAAGGAGACGCTTACGAACCGCGAACTGCTGCTCAGGTGGCAGAACGCAAGCACCAGCTGGAAGTAGAGGCACTAAAAGCTAAGGGACAGCAGGAATTTTTAACTCGTGTACAGCAGGCGCTCAAAGGTGAAGTGGTAGAGTGGGGCCGCCACGATCGCCAGCGCTTAGAAGGACTAGAAAAATACGCAGCGCTGATAGCTGACACCGTGCGGACGGGGGTTAATTATGACTCCTTGGCTCGCGCTTATCCGCCCAGCGCTCCAGTATTAGAAACTATGACCATGCTGGGACGACCCACAACACCCCAAGGAGCCTTTCAACTGTTGGTGGATTTGGGTTGCTGGAGTCCTTATGAAAACTTGTTCCTGCGTCGTTCTTCAATTCCAATTCAATTTCCTCATAAGGTATTAGAAGTGGCGCAACAGCGTTTGGATTTCCCGCCGATTGACTCAGATACAAACCGCCTGGATCTAACTCACCTGAAGGTCTACACCATTGATGATGAAACTACCACAGAGATCGACGATGGTCTAAGTTGGGAAGTACTCGCTGATGGACGGGAACGCCTATGGGTGCATATCGCCGATCCCACTAGATGGTTAGTGCCCGAAGATGAATTAGATTTGGAAGCCAGAAAGCGGGGTAGTACAGTCTATTTACCTACGGGGATGATTCCCATGTTCCCAGAGGTATTGGCAACTGGGCCAATGAGTCTGATCCAGGGAAGGGTTTGTTGCGCCCTCAGTTTTGGGATTGTTTTAGGTACAACTGGAGTAGTAGAAGATTACAGCATTCATACCAGTTCGATTAAGCCGACTTATCGCCTCACCTACGAAGATGTAGATGAAATGCTGCAATTAAGGGTACAAGCAGAACCGGAAATTGCCGCGATCGCTACTTGGGCACAGCGGCGCAAAGCTTGGCGTTACGCCCAAGGGGCAATTAGCATCACTATGCCGGAAGCGACGATCAAAGTCAAAGGTGACGAGATCAACATTGACATTTTGGACGATTCCCCATCGCGGCAACTGGTAGCAGAAATGATGATTCTTGCCGGTGAAGTTGCGGCTCGTTATGGTAAAGCTCATAACATACCTTTGCCCTTTCGCGGTCAGCCGCAACCGGAATTACCTCCAGATGAGGAATTGCTCCTACTTCCGGCTGGATTCGTTCGCGCCTGCGCCATGCGTCGTTGTATGCCTAAGAGTGAAATGAGCATCACGCCTTTGCGTCACGCTGGTTTAGGTTTGGATACTTACACCCAAGCAACCTCTCCCATCCGCCGCTACAGTGACTTGCTTACCCACTTTCAATTGAAAGCTCATTTGCGCGGTGAAGTTTTGCCATTTTCCGCAGAACAACTAAAAGAAGTAATGATGACTGTCAGCACGATCACCCAAGAAGTGACGATGGTGGAACGGCAAACTAATAGATATTATGCTCTAGAGTATTTACGCCGTCATCCAGAGGAAACTTGGGATGTGACAGTATTGATGTGGCTGCGGGAAGACAGCAACTTGGCCCTAATTTTGTTAGAAGATTTGGGCTTGCAGTTGCCAATGACTTTCAAACGTTCTGTGAACTTGGGCGAACAGATATTAGTGAAAGTTAGCCACGCCGATCCGCAAAAAGATATGATTCAGTTTCAAGAAATAATTTATCAAGAAGCCTAA
- the rpsR gene encoding 30S ribosomal protein S18 has translation MSYFRRRLSPIKPGEPIDYKDVDLLRKFVTERGKILPRRITGLTSQQQRELTLAIKRSRIVALLPFINAEG, from the coding sequence ATGAGTTATTTCCGTCGTCGTCTTTCTCCGATCAAGCCAGGAGAACCAATCGATTATAAAGATGTTGATTTATTGCGTAAGTTTGTCACCGAGCGGGGTAAAATACTGCCACGTCGGATTACTGGGCTGACGTCTCAGCAACAGCGAGAGTTGACATTAGCAATTAAACGTTCGCGGATTGTGGCTTTGTTGCCATTTATCAACGCGGAAGGCTAG
- the rpmG gene encoding 50S ribosomal protein L33 yields MAKSKGARIIVTLECTECRTNLDKRSAGVSRYTSTKNRRNTTNRLELKKFCTHCNKHTVHKEIK; encoded by the coding sequence ATGGCTAAGAGTAAAGGTGCCCGCATAATTGTGACACTAGAGTGTACCGAGTGTCGGACAAATTTAGATAAGCGTTCTGCTGGTGTTTCACGTTATACCAGTACCAAGAATCGCCGCAACACCACAAATCGGCTAGAACTGAAAAAGTTCTGCACCCACTGCAACAAACATACCGTTCACAAGGAAATTAAATAG
- a CDS encoding RDD family protein produces MTIERVPQKHYPKADIGRRGMALGLDFLGVWLVSSLLGGSDIGIQFVEILVFVILWLVLRVLLVYNNQGQSLGRWAFDLKVLSVEDGQVMGRIPDLLSLLKREAIIGLGALLVSIALSNIRANPTAILLVLPLAIDCGTAFYDAQMRQALHDRYCGTFIVSSRRGYSLDIKVKRLVENMRRNVRR; encoded by the coding sequence ATGACAATCGAACGAGTTCCCCAAAAACACTATCCCAAGGCTGATATTGGGCGACGAGGTATGGCATTGGGGCTTGATTTCCTTGGTGTCTGGTTAGTCAGTTCGCTACTGGGAGGCAGCGATATCGGTATTCAATTTGTTGAAATCTTGGTTTTCGTAATACTTTGGCTAGTTTTGCGGGTACTACTGGTATACAACAATCAAGGGCAAAGTTTAGGGCGTTGGGCGTTCGATTTAAAGGTGTTGTCAGTCGAAGATGGGCAAGTGATGGGCAGAATTCCAGATTTGCTCTCACTGCTGAAGCGAGAGGCAATCATCGGCTTGGGTGCCCTTTTAGTGTCAATTGCCCTGAGCAATATTAGAGCCAATCCCACTGCTATACTGCTAGTACTTCCCTTAGCAATCGATTGTGGGACTGCCTTCTATGATGCCCAAATGCGGCAGGCTTTACACGATCGCTACTGCGGAACTTTCATAGTTTCGTCGCGTCGTGGCTACTCGCTTGATATAAAAGTCAAAAGATTAGTTGAAAATATGCGGCGGAATGTGAGAAGATAG
- the tnpA gene encoding IS200/IS605 family transposase: protein MKILSSSHAKHCLGYQIIFCPKYRNQVLEGAIEVELKRILGETCQTYGWTLHAIEIMPDHVHVFVQADHTTAPVEIAKTMKSISAVHIFSTFKDLKKRRFWGSGLWSDGTFYSSVGGASEEAVKQYIATQKQRG from the coding sequence GGTTACCAGATCATATTTTGCCCAAAGTACCGTAATCAGGTTCTTGAAGGAGCAATAGAGGTAGAACTAAAACGAATTCTTGGTGAAACTTGCCAAACTTACGGATGGACACTTCATGCGATTGAGATAATGCCCGACCATGTTCATGTATTTGTACAGGCAGACCATACAACAGCACCAGTAGAGATTGCTAAAACAATGAAATCAATCTCTGCTGTGCATATATTCAGCACATTCAAGGATTTGAAAAAGCGTAGATTTTGGGGTTCTGGGTTGTGGAGCGATGGGACATTCTACTCGTCTGTCGGTGGTGCGTCAGAGGAAGCAGTCAAACAATATATTGCAACTCAGAAACAACGCGGATAG